A single window of Paracoccus albus DNA harbors:
- the rplP gene encoding 50S ribosomal protein L16 encodes MLQPKRTKFRKQHKGRIHGEAKGGFDINFGSFALKATEPERVTARQIEAARRAITRHMKRQGRVWIRVFPDVPVSSKPTEVRMGKGKGSVDYWAARVHPGRIMFEIDGVADNIAREALRLGAMKLPVTTRIVERSDW; translated from the coding sequence ATGCTGCAACCGAAACGGACGAAGTTCCGCAAACAGCACAAGGGCCGGATTCACGGCGAAGCCAAAGGTGGCTTCGACATCAACTTCGGTTCGTTCGCCCTGAAAGCGACCGAGCCGGAGCGTGTCACCGCCCGCCAGATCGAAGCGGCCCGCCGCGCGATCACCCGTCACATGAAGCGTCAGGGCCGGGTCTGGATCCGGGTTTTCCCGGACGTGCCGGTTTCCTCGAAGCCGACCGAAGTGCGGATGGGTAAAGGTAAGGGTTCGGTCGATTACTGGGCCGCCCGCGTCCATCCGGGCCGGATCATGTTCGAGATCGACGGCGTCGCCGACAACATCGCACGCGAGGCACTGCGCCTTGGCGCGATGAAACTGCCGGTCACGACCCGCATCGTCGAGCGTTCGGACTGGTAA
- the gatB gene encoding Asp-tRNA(Asn)/Glu-tRNA(Gln) amidotransferase subunit GatB, translating into MLDHLEFTPPEPKRIAGATSDWELVIGLEVHAQVSSNAKLFSGASTTFGAEPNSNVAFVDAAMPGMLPVINEFCVEQAVRTGLGLKADINLFSAFDRKNYFYPDLPQGYQISQLYHPIVGEGEIIVDMGPGVGRRVRIERIHLEQDAGKSIHDMDPNMSFVDFNRTGVALMEIVSRPDIRGPEEAAAYVSKLRQIMRYLGTCDGNMQNGNLRADVNVSVCKPGDYERYQETQDFSHLGTRCEIKNMNSLRFIQAAIEYEARRQIAIIEDGGKIVQETRLYDPDKGETRSMRSKEEAHDYRYFPDPDLLPLEIEQAWVDQIGAAMPELPDAKKARFVKDMGLSEYDAGVLTAEVENADYFESVASGRDGKISANWVINELFGRLNKEGLGIETSPISAAQLGGIIDLIAKGDISGKIAKDLFEIVWTEGGEPAEIVEARGMKQVTDLGAIEAAVDQIIADNPAQVEKAKQNPKLAGWFVGQVLKATGGKANPAAVNEIVAKKLGG; encoded by the coding sequence ATGCTCGACCATCTCGAATTCACCCCGCCCGAACCGAAACGCATCGCCGGTGCCACCTCTGACTGGGAACTGGTGATCGGGCTGGAGGTTCATGCGCAGGTTTCTTCCAATGCAAAGCTGTTTTCCGGCGCATCAACGACCTTCGGGGCAGAGCCGAACAGCAATGTCGCCTTCGTCGACGCGGCCATGCCGGGAATGCTGCCGGTCATAAACGAATTCTGTGTCGAACAGGCCGTTCGCACCGGGCTTGGCCTGAAGGCAGATATTAACCTGTTCAGCGCCTTTGATCGCAAGAACTATTTCTATCCCGACCTGCCGCAAGGCTATCAGATCAGCCAGCTGTACCATCCCATCGTGGGGGAAGGCGAAATCATCGTCGACATGGGTCCGGGCGTGGGCCGTCGCGTGCGGATTGAACGAATCCACCTGGAGCAGGATGCCGGCAAGTCGATCCACGACATGGACCCGAACATGTCTTTCGTCGATTTCAACCGCACCGGCGTCGCCCTGATGGAAATCGTCAGCCGCCCCGATATTCGCGGACCTGAAGAAGCGGCGGCCTATGTCTCGAAGCTGCGCCAGATCATGCGCTATCTGGGCACCTGCGACGGCAATATGCAGAACGGTAACCTGCGGGCTGACGTGAACGTGTCTGTCTGTAAGCCCGGCGATTATGAACGCTATCAGGAAACGCAGGATTTCAGCCATCTGGGCACGCGCTGCGAAATCAAGAACATGAACTCTCTGCGCTTCATTCAGGCCGCCATCGAATATGAAGCCCGCCGTCAGATCGCCATCATTGAGGATGGCGGCAAGATCGTGCAGGAAACCCGGCTTTACGATCCGGACAAGGGCGAGACGCGGTCCATGCGCTCCAAGGAAGAGGCGCATGATTACCGCTATTTCCCCGACCCCGACCTGCTGCCGCTGGAGATAGAGCAGGCCTGGGTCGATCAGATCGGCGCCGCGATGCCCGAACTGCCCGATGCGAAAAAGGCCCGTTTCGTCAAGGATATGGGCCTGTCGGAATATGACGCGGGCGTTCTGACTGCCGAGGTCGAGAATGCCGATTACTTCGAATCTGTGGCCAGCGGCCGGGACGGCAAGATTTCGGCCAACTGGGTCATCAACGAATTGTTCGGGCGGCTGAACAAGGAAGGGCTGGGGATTGAGACCTCGCCCATATCGGCGGCGCAGCTTGGCGGGATCATCGACCTGATCGCCAAGGGTGATATTTCGGGCAAGATCGCCAAGGATCTGTTCGAGATCGTCTGGACCGAGGGCGGCGAGCCGGCGGAAATCGTCGAAGCACGCGGCATGAAGCAGGTCACCGATCTTGGCGCGATCGAAGCGGCGGTGGATCAGATCATCGCCGACAACCCCGCGCAGGTCGAAAAAGCCAAGCAGAACCCGAAACTCGCAGGTTGGTTCGTCGGCCAGGTGCTGAAGGCGACAGGCGGCAAGGCCAACCCGGCTGCGGTCAACGAAATCGTGGCGAAGAAACTGGGCGGATGA
- a CDS encoding dipeptidase, whose product MADHKIDDILNRLDSDLPQALDRLLAFLRIPSISTDPAHDSDVSDAANWLADELRSLGFTAEVRETTGHPMVVASTPQGTERSLLFYGHYDVQPVDPLNLWDDPPFEPAIQDTPEGRVIRGRGASDDKGQLMTFVEACRAWKAVHGELPSGLTLLFEGEEESGSPSLIPFLEANRDELSQSLALICDTGLAADGRPAISSQLRGLVGEEIIVQAANQDLHSGSFGGLAANPIQILCNALAALKDENGRVTLPGFYDGVEELSDQLRSDWEALNFDAGEFLSRVGLKNPIGEKGRSPLEMLWNQPTAEINGITGGYTGDGFKTVLPAEARAKVSFRLTGTQDPEKIRAAFREHIQRFIPDDCSVRFHEHGGSPAAVMDTSDPAFDVAKQALSEEWGQEAVFIGMGGSIPIAGDFKQILGMDTMLIGFAKESDRIHSPNEKYDVESFVKGARSWARIIAALR is encoded by the coding sequence ATGGCCGACCATAAAATTGACGATATTCTCAACCGCCTGGACAGCGATCTGCCGCAGGCCCTGGATCGGCTTCTGGCCTTTTTGCGGATACCTTCGATTTCGACCGATCCAGCCCATGACAGCGATGTTTCAGACGCGGCAAACTGGCTTGCTGATGAGCTTCGTTCCCTGGGCTTTACTGCGGAGGTTCGCGAAACAACCGGTCATCCGATGGTCGTCGCCTCGACCCCGCAAGGCACTGAAAGATCGTTGCTTTTCTATGGCCACTACGATGTGCAGCCGGTCGATCCGCTGAACCTTTGGGACGACCCGCCCTTCGAACCGGCGATACAGGATACGCCCGAAGGTCGCGTCATCCGTGGTCGTGGCGCATCAGACGACAAGGGGCAGCTCATGACCTTTGTCGAGGCGTGTCGGGCATGGAAAGCCGTGCATGGCGAATTGCCCTCTGGTCTGACGCTGCTGTTCGAGGGCGAAGAGGAATCCGGATCTCCGTCGCTGATCCCGTTCCTTGAGGCGAACCGTGACGAGTTGTCGCAGTCGCTGGCACTGATCTGCGACACCGGACTGGCGGCTGACGGTCGCCCTGCCATTTCCAGCCAGTTGCGCGGCTTGGTGGGCGAAGAAATTATCGTTCAGGCCGCCAATCAGGACCTGCATTCCGGCAGCTTCGGCGGGCTGGCGGCTAACCCGATCCAGATCCTGTGCAATGCACTGGCGGCTTTAAAAGATGAAAACGGACGCGTCACCCTGCCCGGGTTCTACGACGGTGTTGAGGAGCTTTCCGATCAGTTGCGCAGCGACTGGGAAGCGCTGAACTTCGATGCCGGGGAATTTTTGTCACGCGTCGGCCTGAAAAATCCCATTGGTGAAAAAGGTCGTTCGCCGCTGGAGATGCTCTGGAACCAACCCACAGCAGAGATCAACGGCATCACCGGCGGCTATACCGGCGACGGTTTCAAGACGGTCCTGCCGGCGGAGGCACGCGCCAAGGTCAGCTTCCGGCTGACCGGCACGCAAGACCCCGAAAAGATCCGCGCTGCATTCCGCGAACATATTCAACGCTTTATCCCCGATGATTGCAGCGTAAGGTTCCATGAACATGGCGGCTCCCCTGCGGCGGTGATGGACACGTCGGACCCTGCCTTCGATGTGGCAAAGCAAGCGCTCAGCGAAGAATGGGGGCAAGAGGCCGTGTTTATCGGAATGGGCGGCTCTATCCCGATTGCGGGGGATTTCAAGCAGATCCTTGGCATGGATACCATGCTGATCGGTTTCGCAAAGGAATCCGACCGCATTCATTCGCCCAACGAAAAATACGATGTCGAAAGCTTTGTGAAAGGCGCCCGAAGCTGGGCGCGCATCATTGCCGCGCTGAGATAG
- the miaB gene encoding tRNA (N6-isopentenyl adenosine(37)-C2)-methylthiotransferase MiaB, which produces MAEPKKLFIKTYGCQMNVYDSSRMAEAMGADGYVLTEDQAEADMVLLNTCHIREKAAEKLYSDLGRLKPFKAEKPDLKIAVAGCVAQAEGEEIVNRMPLVDLVVGPQSYHKLPAMARGEGPRVLTEFPEEDKFDHLPKARATRRAPTAFLTVQEGCDKFCAFCVVPYTRGAEVSRPVERIMAEARDLVERGVREITLLGQNVNGWHGAGADGREWQFGRLIRAVAEIDGLDRIRYTTSHPNDMTDDLIEAHGDEPKLMPYLHLPVQSGSDRVLKAMNRKHTAEQYLRLIDRIRAARPDIVLTSDFIAGFPGETDQDHADTLKLIEDVGYGMAYSFKYSSRPGTPAAGRAEVPGDVADARLQELQALLSRQQKAVQESMIGRRLGVLFEKKGREAGQMIGKSDYLHSVFVEAPDAMIGELVEVEITRSAPNSLEGKLA; this is translated from the coding sequence ATGGCTGAACCGAAGAAGCTTTTCATCAAGACCTATGGCTGTCAGATGAATGTCTATGACAGCTCGCGCATGGCAGAGGCGATGGGCGCGGATGGCTATGTCCTGACCGAGGATCAGGCAGAGGCCGATATGGTTCTGCTGAACACCTGTCATATCCGGGAAAAGGCGGCAGAGAAGCTGTATTCCGATCTGGGACGACTGAAGCCGTTCAAGGCCGAAAAGCCGGACCTGAAAATCGCCGTGGCGGGCTGCGTGGCGCAGGCCGAGGGCGAAGAGATCGTGAACCGCATGCCTCTGGTCGATCTGGTTGTCGGGCCGCAAAGCTATCACAAGCTGCCTGCGATGGCGCGTGGCGAAGGCCCGCGCGTGCTGACCGAGTTCCCGGAAGAAGACAAGTTCGACCATCTGCCGAAGGCGCGTGCCACACGGCGTGCGCCGACGGCCTTCCTGACCGTGCAGGAAGGCTGCGACAAGTTCTGTGCCTTCTGCGTCGTTCCCTATACACGCGGGGCCGAGGTCTCTCGCCCCGTGGAACGGATCATGGCCGAAGCCCGCGATCTGGTGGAACGCGGTGTGCGCGAAATCACGCTGCTGGGGCAGAACGTCAATGGCTGGCACGGGGCAGGGGCCGATGGTCGGGAATGGCAATTCGGGCGGCTGATCCGGGCAGTGGCGGAAATCGACGGGCTGGACCGCATTCGCTACACGACCAGCCACCCCAATGACATGACCGATGACCTGATCGAGGCGCATGGGGATGAGCCGAAGTTGATGCCCTATCTGCATCTGCCGGTGCAGTCGGGCAGCGATCGGGTGCTGAAGGCGATGAACCGCAAGCATACCGCCGAACAATATCTGCGGCTGATCGACCGTATCCGCGCCGCGCGTCCCGACATCGTGTTGACGTCGGACTTCATTGCGGGTTTTCCGGGTGAGACCGATCAGGATCACGCTGACACGCTGAAACTGATTGAAGATGTCGGCTATGGCATGGCTTACAGCTTTAAATACTCGTCACGCCCCGGTACGCCGGCCGCCGGTCGTGCGGAAGTTCCGGGTGATGTGGCCGATGCCCGCCTGCAGGAATTGCAGGCCCTTCTGAGCCGCCAGCAAAAGGCCGTGCAGGAATCGATGATTGGCCGCAGGCTTGGTGTGTTGTTCGAAAAGAAGGGCCGCGAGGCGGGGCAGATGATCGGCAAGTCGGACTACCTGCACTCTGTCTTTGTCGAAGCGCCTGACGCCATGATCGGCGAGCTGGTCGAGGTCGAAATCACCCGTTCCGCGCCGAACTCTCTTGAGGGGAAACTTGCCTGA
- a CDS encoding alpha/beta fold hydrolase, which produces MKLNTLISGDDHGMPPVLLVHGLFGSARNLGGIARRLDEHRKVISVDMRNHGDSPHDPDHSYPALAGDLRDLIEAHGGKADVVGHSMGGKASMVLALSHPQMVRKLAVLDIAPVSYSHTQQEYVDAMQALDLDGLKLRSEADKRLAQSVDEPGVRAFLLQSLDLKAAPPRWKLNLPVLSDQMSSLVGWPDGLPKGAFDGPALFLAGADSDYAREGKNADAIHEYFPQAELRYIANCGHWLHAEEPKQVADAIADFLG; this is translated from the coding sequence ATGAAACTGAACACACTCATTTCCGGCGACGATCACGGGATGCCGCCCGTCCTTCTGGTACACGGTCTGTTCGGATCGGCCAGGAATCTTGGCGGCATCGCCAGACGGCTGGACGAGCACCGCAAGGTGATCTCTGTCGATATGCGCAATCATGGCGACTCTCCCCATGATCCCGACCATTCATATCCTGCGCTAGCTGGTGATCTGCGCGATCTGATCGAGGCCCATGGCGGCAAGGCCGATGTGGTCGGCCATTCGATGGGTGGCAAGGCGTCAATGGTGCTGGCCCTGAGCCATCCACAAATGGTTCGCAAGCTTGCGGTGCTGGATATTGCCCCGGTCAGCTACAGTCACACGCAGCAGGAATATGTCGACGCGATGCAGGCCCTTGATCTGGACGGGCTGAAGCTGCGGTCAGAGGCGGACAAGCGGTTGGCGCAATCGGTGGATGAACCCGGCGTGCGCGCCTTCCTTCTGCAAAGCCTCGATCTGAAGGCCGCCCCACCACGCTGGAAGCTTAATCTGCCGGTGCTGTCTGATCAGATGTCATCGCTGGTTGGCTGGCCGGACGGCCTGCCAAAAGGCGCATTCGACGGGCCAGCATTGTTCCTTGCCGGTGCAGATTCCGACTATGCACGGGAGGGAAAGAACGCAGATGCGATCCACGAATATTTCCCGCAGGCAGAGCTGCGCTATATTGCCAATTGCGGGCACTGGCTCCACGCAGAGGAGCCGAAACAGGTTGCTGATGCGATTGCCGATTTCCTTGGCTGA
- a CDS encoding DUF4177 domain-containing protein, with the protein MSSYEYMTIPAPMRSEKTKGAKTPSDRYAATLTEAINKMAADGWEYLRAETLPSEERSGLTGRTTLFHNLLIFRRPAATVAQRKEPAAPRPVARPEEKPAAPAAHDAGTPLPTAAPSNNPQAEDTASPVFSEKMRVAEKSKAE; encoded by the coding sequence GTGTCCAGCTACGAATACATGACGATCCCCGCCCCCATGCGGAGCGAAAAGACCAAGGGCGCGAAAACGCCAAGCGACCGCTACGCCGCAACTCTGACTGAAGCTATCAACAAAATGGCGGCGGATGGCTGGGAATATCTGCGCGCGGAAACGCTTCCATCCGAAGAGCGCAGCGGGCTGACCGGACGGACCACCCTGTTCCACAACCTGCTGATCTTTCGTCGTCCCGCTGCAACGGTTGCCCAGCGGAAAGAACCTGCCGCCCCGCGACCTGTCGCTCGTCCAGAGGAAAAACCGGCGGCACCTGCTGCGCATGATGCCGGCACGCCGCTGCCGACCGCCGCCCCGTCAAACAACCCGCAGGCCGAAGATACAGCGTCACCCGTCTTTTCAGAAAAAATGCGCGTGGCAGAAAAATCCAAGGCAGAATGA
- a CDS encoding transglycosylase SLT domain-containing protein — MRIFHKLAVVAALGFSLAGCDSASIGTAAVEAPTLAANEPGLARRAIAALPGTAPLPEMHWEGRQNSEEWTRATLAALDTEGAVLMSRVPSDVMEFCPAYAKQSHANRRAFWAGLLSAVARHESSHNPQASGAGGRYLGLMQISPATARNYGCSGSLTKGAENMACAVRIAAKQVARDNAIARSGGGWRGVARDWMPLRNSSKRAQIAAWTSKQSYCR, encoded by the coding sequence ATGCGCATTTTCCATAAATTGGCCGTTGTTGCGGCACTGGGCTTTTCCTTGGCGGGCTGTGACAGCGCCAGCATTGGTACGGCAGCGGTAGAGGCACCGACGCTGGCCGCCAACGAACCGGGGCTGGCACGGCGCGCCATCGCTGCCCTGCCTGGAACGGCGCCTTTGCCAGAGATGCACTGGGAGGGACGTCAGAACAGCGAGGAATGGACTCGCGCAACATTGGCTGCACTGGATACCGAAGGCGCGGTGCTGATGTCACGCGTGCCCTCCGACGTGATGGAGTTCTGTCCCGCCTATGCCAAGCAGAGCCACGCAAACCGGCGGGCGTTCTGGGCGGGTCTGCTTTCAGCGGTGGCGCGGCATGAAAGCAGCCATAATCCGCAAGCGAGCGGGGCAGGCGGGCGCTATCTTGGGCTCATGCAGATTTCCCCTGCGACCGCGCGTAACTATGGGTGCAGCGGTTCGCTGACGAAGGGGGCCGAAAACATGGCTTGCGCAGTTCGCATTGCCGCCAAACAGGTGGCGCGGGACAATGCCATCGCGCGTTCGGGTGGCGGCTGGCGTGGTGTCGCGCGCGACTGGATGCCGCTGCGCAACAGCTCTAAACGCGCGCAGATCGCCGCGTGGACAAGCAAGCAATCCTACTGCCGCTAA
- a CDS encoding DMT family transporter, which produces MPVWAWLLGAVGLEVVGTTALQQSAQFTRILPTAVMVACYGLSFYALSVVVQSMPVGVMYAIWSGAGIALISLIGWLFLNQRLDAAALLGIGLIAAGVIVINLFSGANPH; this is translated from the coding sequence ATGCCGGTCTGGGCGTGGCTGTTGGGCGCTGTCGGGCTGGAGGTCGTGGGCACCACGGCTTTGCAGCAATCGGCCCAGTTCACCCGTATTTTGCCGACCGCTGTCATGGTGGCCTGCTATGGCTTGTCCTTTTACGCGTTGTCAGTCGTGGTGCAGTCCATGCCGGTGGGCGTCATGTATGCAATCTGGTCCGGAGCGGGAATCGCGCTGATTTCGCTGATCGGCTGGTTGTTTCTGAATCAGAGACTTGATGCGGCGGCACTGCTTGGCATTGGTCTGATTGCCGCCGGGGTGATTGTGATCAACCTGTTTTCCGGCGCCAATCCGCACTGA
- the rpsC gene encoding 30S ribosomal protein S3, translating to MGQKVNPVGMRLQVNRTWDSRWYADDKEYGDLLLEDLKIREFVKKEAKQAGISRVIIERPHKKCRVTIHAARPGVIIGKKGADIEVLRKKLSQFTDSELHLNIVEVRKPELDAQLVAESIAQQLERRVSFRRAMKRAVQNSMRMGALGIRVNVAGRLGGAEIARTEWYREGRVPLHTLRADIDYALAEAMTPYGIIGIKVWIFKGEIMEHDPQARDRKAAEAQDGPAPRGPRRDRDSR from the coding sequence ATGGGTCAGAAGGTTAACCCCGTCGGGATGCGCCTCCAGGTCAATCGCACCTGGGACAGCCGTTGGTACGCCGACGACAAAGAGTACGGCGATCTGCTGCTCGAAGACCTGAAAATCCGGGAATTCGTCAAGAAAGAAGCCAAGCAGGCCGGCATCAGCCGCGTCATCATCGAGCGTCCGCACAAAAAATGCCGCGTGACCATTCATGCTGCACGTCCGGGCGTCATCATCGGCAAGAAGGGCGCCGATATCGAGGTTCTGCGCAAGAAGCTGTCGCAATTTACCGACAGCGAACTGCACCTGAACATCGTTGAGGTTCGCAAGCCGGAACTGGACGCCCAACTGGTCGCTGAATCGATTGCGCAGCAGTTGGAGCGCCGGGTTTCGTTCCGCCGCGCCATGAAGCGCGCTGTTCAGAACTCGATGCGTATGGGTGCGCTTGGGATCCGCGTTAACGTCGCCGGCCGTCTGGGCGGTGCCGAGATCGCACGGACCGAGTGGTATCGTGAAGGTCGCGTTCCGCTGCACACGCTGCGTGCGGATATCGACTATGCACTGGCAGAGGCCATGACCCCTTACGGGATCATCGGCATCAAGGTCTGGATCTTCAAAGGCGAGATCATGGAACATGATCCGCAGGCCCGTGACCGCAAGGCTGCCGAAGCTCAGGACGGTCCGGCCCCGCGTGGCCCACGTCGCGACCGCGACAGCCGGTAA